The following are encoded in a window of Clostridium thermarum genomic DNA:
- a CDS encoding NAD(P)/FAD-dependent oxidoreductase codes for MDYDVLVLGGGIIGCAVAYELSKYSLNIALIEKDYDIADDVALTNTAIVYDGMECEDTLMAKLEFMGNSMFSEITKKFNIPFKRCGSLITAEGAKGVEQIEKMYKSAQQRGIDYVELLSGDEARTKESSLSKSVVKALYSPNTGVVCPYDLAIAYGEVAFDNGVIFRLSEEVVDIESISKGVRVTTNKNKFTCKVVVNTTPGDHYSIDADRKLAYKQEEYINYFVLEEEEKDTYSKIVFSLGEDGDTAYYINTLMEHNLVSVRTKKVLNLEETLNKAVSLVGEVDKNQIDSFYSSPYRSDVMIIDDSYLNNGYVRITGNHYGQVTMTPSIAKMVCETIVGNLNAKLRKNFKDSRRDVFRFRELPNDERQNLIKLDKKYGNIICTCQMITEGEIVDSIRRPLGARTLEGIQRRTGATLGRCKGSYCLNKIISILARETNRHVTEIVLDSKKSKIILNRIKEFDSV; via the coding sequence ATGGATTATGATGTATTAGTACTAGGTGGAGGAATCATAGGCTGTGCTGTAGCCTATGAGCTATCAAAATATAGTTTAAATATAGCATTAATAGAAAAGGATTATGATATTGCCGATGATGTAGCTTTGACCAATACAGCTATTGTTTATGACGGAATGGAATGTGAAGATACTCTAATGGCAAAGCTTGAGTTTATGGGAAATTCGATGTTCAGTGAAATAACTAAGAAATTTAACATACCATTTAAACGATGTGGTTCACTGATAACAGCAGAAGGGGCTAAAGGTGTAGAACAAATAGAAAAAATGTATAAAAGTGCTCAACAAAGAGGCATTGATTACGTGGAGCTACTTTCAGGAGATGAAGCAAGGACAAAGGAATCATCTCTGAGTAAAAGTGTTGTAAAAGCCTTATATTCGCCAAATACAGGGGTTGTATGCCCGTATGACCTTGCTATAGCCTATGGAGAGGTAGCTTTTGATAATGGAGTCATTTTCAGATTATCTGAAGAGGTCGTTGACATAGAAAGTATATCTAAAGGAGTAAGGGTTACTACAAATAAAAATAAGTTCACTTGTAAGGTAGTGGTTAATACTACACCTGGTGATCATTATAGTATCGATGCGGACAGAAAACTAGCCTATAAACAGGAAGAATATATTAATTATTTTGTATTAGAAGAGGAAGAGAAGGATACCTATTCAAAAATAGTATTTTCACTTGGAGAAGATGGAGATACGGCATACTACATAAATACGCTAATGGAACATAACTTGGTTTCTGTAAGGACAAAGAAAGTACTAAATCTTGAGGAAACACTGAATAAGGCTGTGAGTCTAGTTGGTGAGGTAGATAAAAATCAAATCGATAGCTTTTATTCTTCACCTTATAGGAGTGATGTAATGATAATTGATGACAGTTATTTAAACAATGGTTATGTTAGGATAACCGGTAACCATTATGGACAGGTAACTATGACACCTTCTATAGCAAAGATGGTATGCGAAACTATAGTTGGCAATTTAAATGCAAAGCTAAGAAAAAACTTTAAAGATAGCCGAAGAGATGTATTTAGGTTTAGAGAATTACCTAACGATGAAAGGCAAAACTTAATAAAGTTAGATAAAAAATACGGAAATATTATATGTACCTGTCAAATGATAACCGAGGGAGAAATTGTAGACAGCATTAGAAGACCTTTAGGAGCAAGAACTCTTGAAGGAATACAGAGAAGAACTGGAGCAACTTTAGGAAGATGTAAGGGATCCTATTGCTTAAATAAAATAATTTCAATATTAGCTAGGGAAACTAATAGGCATGTTACAGAGATTGTTTTGGATTCAAAGAAGTCTAAAATTATATTAAACAGAATTAAGGAGTTTGACAGTGTGTGA
- a CDS encoding DUF1667 domain-containing protein, whose amino-acid sequence MEYGKQNDKERKEVLTTLVRVKGSGAVKVVPVKSTAPIDRSLWLECSKALSRIYVGVPIMIGDTVCKNILNTGVDIVCTRNIDKI is encoded by the coding sequence ATGGAATATGGGAAGCAAAATGATAAAGAGAGAAAAGAGGTATTAACTACCCTTGTGAGGGTAAAAGGTTCTGGAGCCGTTAAGGTTGTACCAGTAAAAAGTACTGCACCAATAGATAGAAGCTTATGGCTGGAGTGTTCAAAGGCTCTAAGCAGAATATATGTAGGTGTACCTATAATGATTGGTGATACAGTATGCAAAAACATACTTAATACCGGTGTAGATATTGTTTGTACTAGAAATATAGATAAGATATAA
- the serS gene encoding serine--tRNA ligase: MLDVKRVRTNPDEIKKAMLGRSSDFNVSLIDEVIQLDEKRREILVDVENLKSKRNQVSAEIPKLKKAGQDVEPIMAEMRNIGEDIKVMDAKVSEIDEKIKAIILSIPNIPNENVPDGKSDVDNLEVRRWGETTKFDFEPKAHWDLGSNLNIFDFERAGKITGSRFTVYKGLGARLERAIISYFLDTHTEIGGYTEILPPYLVNRDSMTGTGQLPKFEEDAFKVTNTEYFLIPTAEVPVTNLYRDEVLMGDTLPIKHVAYSACFRAEAGSAGRDTRGLIRQHQFNKVELVKFTKPEQSYEELEKLTNDAERVLQGLGLPYRVVKLCKGDLGFSSACTYDIEVWMPSYNKYVEISSCSNFEDFQARRANIRYKDNPKDKPQLVHTLNGSGVAVGRTVAAILENFQQEDGSILIPKVLRSYMGCEKISK, encoded by the coding sequence ATGCTAGATGTAAAAAGAGTAAGAACTAATCCAGATGAAATAAAAAAGGCGATGCTAGGCAGAAGTTCAGATTTCAATGTATCTTTAATTGATGAAGTTATTCAACTAGATGAGAAGAGAAGAGAGATCTTAGTTGATGTAGAAAATTTAAAAAGTAAAAGAAATCAAGTTTCTGCAGAGATTCCAAAGCTTAAAAAGGCTGGACAGGATGTTGAGCCAATAATGGCAGAAATGAGAAATATCGGTGAAGATATAAAGGTTATGGATGCCAAAGTATCCGAGATAGATGAAAAAATAAAGGCAATTATCTTAAGTATACCAAATATTCCAAATGAAAATGTTCCTGACGGAAAATCTGATGTTGATAACTTGGAAGTTAGAAGATGGGGAGAAACAACAAAGTTTGATTTTGAACCAAAAGCTCACTGGGATCTAGGTTCAAATCTTAATATATTTGACTTTGAAAGAGCTGGAAAGATAACAGGCTCAAGATTTACTGTTTATAAAGGTTTGGGAGCACGATTGGAAAGAGCTATCATAAGCTACTTTTTAGACACTCATACAGAAATTGGGGGATATACAGAAATACTGCCTCCATACTTGGTTAACAGAGATAGTATGACAGGTACAGGACAGCTTCCTAAATTTGAAGAGGATGCTTTCAAGGTTACTAACACAGAATATTTCTTAATACCAACAGCAGAAGTACCTGTAACAAATTTATATAGAGATGAAGTCTTGATGGGGGATACTCTTCCAATAAAACATGTTGCCTACAGCGCATGCTTTAGAGCAGAGGCAGGATCTGCAGGAAGAGATACAAGGGGACTCATTAGACAGCATCAGTTTAATAAGGTGGAGCTTGTTAAGTTCACAAAACCAGAACAATCCTATGAAGAACTAGAAAAGCTTACAAATGATGCAGAAAGAGTACTACAGGGGTTAGGCTTGCCATATAGGGTAGTTAAGCTTTGTAAAGGAGACTTAGGCTTCTCATCAGCTTGTACTTATGATATAGAGGTTTGGATGCCAAGTTACAACAAATATGTAGAAATATCAAGCTGCAGTAATTTTGAGGACTTCCAGGCCAGAAGGGCAAATATAAGATATAAGGATAATCCAAAGGATAAACCACAGCTAGTACATACCCTCAATGGCTCAGGAGTGGCAGTTGGAAGAACAGTAGCTGCTATATTGGAAAACTTCCAACAAGAAGACGGATCAATCTTGATTCCTAAGGTTCTAAGATCATATATGGGATGTGAGAAAATATCAAAATAA
- a CDS encoding DUF4234 domain-containing protein, translating into MIAKRSVATAIILSLLTCGIYFIIWMISLSNEVSAYNGENQEGGMEFLLMLVTCGIYGIYWHYKMGQKLLRAKQRAGQYAQDNSILYLLLSIFGLSIVSVAIMQSQANEL; encoded by the coding sequence ATGATTGCTAAAAGAAGTGTTGCTACTGCAATAATACTCTCATTACTGACTTGTGGTATTTACTTTATTATTTGGATGATAAGTTTAAGTAATGAAGTATCCGCGTATAATGGAGAAAACCAGGAGGGTGGAATGGAATTTCTATTAATGTTGGTTACTTGCGGTATATACGGAATTTATTGGCACTATAAAATGGGACAGAAACTTTTAAGGGCTAAGCAGAGAGCAGGACAATATGCTCAAGACAATAGTATTCTATACTTATTACTTAGCATTTTTGGTCTATCTATAGTTTCTGTTGCTATTATGCAATCACAAGCCAATGAACTATAA
- a CDS encoding DUF2752 domain-containing protein codes for MNYKNFIKEEHIKTFWILAAIGAVSILIGFLTDRSTCLFYNTTGVPCPGCGMTRAFLNLFNGHISEAFHFHPLFPLVLFIPFLMTNKKKIYLYSTISIFIAVWLIRLKLYYPDVEPMTYHEDNLFTFIKSLIEKAF; via the coding sequence ATGAACTATAAGAATTTCATAAAAGAAGAGCATATTAAGACCTTTTGGATACTTGCAGCAATTGGTGCTGTAAGTATCCTTATTGGTTTTCTTACAGACAGAAGTACTTGTCTGTTTTACAACACTACCGGAGTACCATGTCCCGGCTGTGGTATGACCAGAGCGTTTCTTAATTTATTTAATGGCCATATTTCGGAAGCTTTTCATTTCCATCCACTATTTCCTTTAGTATTATTTATACCTTTTCTAATGACCAATAAAAAAAAGATATACTTATACAGCACCATATCTATATTCATAGCTGTATGGTTAATTAGGTTAAAGCTATATTATCCTGATGTTGAACCTATGACTTATCATGAAGATAACTTATTTACTTTTATAAAATCATTAATAGAAAAAGCTTTTTAG
- the addB gene encoding helicase-exonuclease AddAB subunit AddB, which yields MSLRFIYGRGGSGKSHYCLQEIKENILRGANHKLVLLVPEQFSFQSERNLLKVVGATGITKAEVLSFKRLAHRVFNEVGGVTLRRIDDTGKSMLIYNILEELGGNLKYFGRASKQQGFIDIVSDTIGEFKRYNITPEIIEGSMKDLEQQDLKYKLQDLKTIYERFQEALHKEYIDSEDELTLLAEKLDKCSVYDGAEVWIDEFSTFTPQQYTVLQKLLKKCKRVNITLTSDELDNIHTVDNTDIFSVTKNTERKFMRLIQENNVGFEEAVNLNKDCCPRFSDNKELQHIERYFYAAPYRYYEGKIENLRIYKAFDNYDEIAMISRDIIRLVRDKGYRFKDIAVVCRELESYEKIIAAIFREYGIPYFLDMKRTVSGNPLVVFITSVFDIFTKNWSYETVFRYLKTGLTGIDNESLDLLENYVLANGIRGNQWTSHEFWNYRINYGYEKDELTQYETAILNKINEAKEMITAPLIKLQKSLKTNNNVKSICTSLYEFLIESGALERIEAWTNHFREQGQMELSNEYDQIVDIVMETLNSLVEVMGEEKLGIDKFMKILAVGFQKREMGLIPISLDEVMIGDIARIRSQGVKALYIIGVNDGVFPKVSKEEGILSDRDREILRDSGVELAADTKTKVFEEQFLVYTTLTTPCNYLILTYPMANFEGKTLRPSVIISRMKKIFPKLQEESELVKLKNPASRIEAIAAPEPTFNELVSALRRKYEGEEVEDIWGEIYKWYDSKEEWKMKASRIFKGLEYSNVVENVDSEKIRNLYGRPLNFSVSRIEQYAQCPFAYFVKYGLKAKDRKVYEFSSPDFGSFIHGILDKFAKVIKLEGIQWKKISKEWCRETISMLVDQELEIQSNLILNSSSRYKYITDKLKRILTRSVIIMTEHVKRSSFDILANELVFGKGGDLPPIKLSLPSGEEIQLRGRIDRVDSMELDGETYFKVVDYKTGNKSFSLSEVYYGLQLQLLVYLDALLSNADVYIHKQAIPGAILYFRVDDPMVNGTANMTDEEIEKAILKKLKMNGLILKDARLVRNMDKDINGFSVIIPARLNKGGDLADTSSVVTMHQFEILRQYVRDTMIRLCEDMLNGNIEIRPTKDKQHTACNYCSFSAICQFDSSIKDNKYRYVNKKKDEEIWSLMERATEIEEAEEGSEG from the coding sequence ATGAGTTTAAGATTTATATATGGAAGAGGAGGCAGCGGGAAAAGCCACTATTGTCTTCAGGAGATAAAGGAAAATATATTAAGAGGAGCTAATCACAAACTTGTATTGTTAGTGCCGGAACAATTTTCATTCCAATCAGAGAGAAATCTGTTAAAGGTTGTAGGAGCTACAGGAATTACTAAGGCAGAAGTTCTAAGTTTTAAAAGGTTAGCTCATAGAGTTTTTAATGAAGTTGGCGGTGTTACCTTAAGAAGGATAGATGATACAGGAAAGTCAATGCTTATATATAACATTTTGGAGGAACTAGGAGGTAATTTGAAGTACTTTGGCAGAGCAAGTAAGCAGCAAGGCTTTATAGATATAGTTTCGGATACCATAGGGGAATTTAAGCGCTATAATATTACCCCGGAAATAATAGAAGGTTCTATGAAAGATTTAGAACAGCAGGATCTAAAGTATAAGCTTCAAGATTTAAAAACTATATATGAAAGGTTTCAGGAAGCTCTACATAAGGAGTACATAGATTCAGAAGATGAGTTAACGCTACTGGCAGAAAAGCTGGACAAATGTTCTGTTTATGATGGTGCAGAGGTATGGATTGATGAATTCTCAACATTCACCCCTCAGCAGTATACCGTTCTTCAAAAGCTTTTAAAAAAGTGCAAAAGGGTGAACATTACTCTCACTAGTGATGAATTAGATAACATCCATACTGTAGACAATACTGATATCTTTTCCGTTACAAAAAATACTGAAAGAAAGTTTATGAGGCTTATACAGGAAAATAATGTAGGCTTTGAAGAAGCTGTAAACCTAAATAAGGATTGTTGCCCACGTTTTTCTGATAATAAGGAACTACAGCATATTGAAAGATATTTCTATGCAGCTCCCTATAGATATTATGAGGGAAAGATAGAAAATTTAAGGATATATAAGGCATTTGACAATTACGATGAGATAGCGATGATATCAAGAGACATTATTAGGCTCGTAAGAGACAAGGGCTATAGATTTAAAGATATTGCAGTAGTATGCAGGGAGCTTGAAAGCTATGAGAAAATAATTGCTGCCATATTTAGAGAATATGGAATTCCGTACTTTTTAGATATGAAAAGAACTGTCAGCGGAAATCCCTTAGTGGTGTTTATAACTTCTGTATTTGATATTTTTACGAAGAATTGGTCCTATGAGACTGTGTTTAGATATCTGAAAACTGGCTTAACCGGTATAGATAATGAAAGTCTTGATTTATTAGAAAACTATGTCTTAGCTAACGGTATAAGAGGAAACCAGTGGACAAGTCATGAATTCTGGAACTATAGGATTAACTATGGTTATGAAAAAGATGAGTTAACCCAGTATGAAACAGCAATATTAAACAAAATAAATGAGGCAAAGGAAATGATAACCGCACCTCTAATAAAGCTTCAAAAGAGTTTAAAGACCAATAACAATGTGAAGAGTATATGTACATCACTGTATGAGTTTTTGATAGAAAGCGGTGCCCTTGAAAGGATAGAAGCTTGGACAAATCATTTTAGGGAACAAGGCCAGATGGAACTTTCCAATGAGTATGATCAAATTGTAGATATAGTAATGGAGACTTTAAATTCTTTGGTGGAAGTTATGGGAGAGGAAAAGCTAGGCATTGATAAATTTATGAAGATCCTAGCTGTAGGCTTCCAAAAGAGAGAAATGGGACTTATACCTATATCTTTAGATGAGGTTATGATAGGCGACATTGCAAGAATAAGAAGCCAAGGGGTAAAAGCCCTATATATTATTGGGGTTAATGATGGTGTTTTTCCTAAGGTTTCAAAGGAAGAGGGAATACTTTCTGATAGGGACAGAGAAATTTTAAGAGACAGTGGAGTAGAGCTGGCAGCAGACACTAAGACTAAAGTCTTTGAAGAACAGTTTTTAGTTTATACAACCTTAACTACCCCATGTAATTATTTAATATTGACCTATCCTATGGCAAACTTTGAAGGAAAAACACTAAGACCTTCGGTTATCATATCCAGAATGAAGAAGATCTTTCCAAAGCTTCAAGAGGAAAGTGAATTAGTAAAGCTGAAGAACCCTGCTTCCAGAATAGAGGCCATTGCAGCGCCGGAACCTACCTTCAATGAATTAGTATCGGCACTGAGAAGGAAGTATGAGGGAGAAGAAGTAGAAGATATTTGGGGAGAAATCTATAAGTGGTATGACAGCAAAGAAGAGTGGAAAATGAAGGCTTCAAGAATATTTAAAGGCTTGGAATACAGTAATGTAGTAGAAAATGTAGATTCGGAAAAGATAAGAAATCTTTATGGAAGGCCGCTGAATTTCAGCGTTTCAAGAATAGAACAATATGCCCAATGTCCTTTTGCCTACTTTGTAAAGTATGGATTAAAGGCGAAGGATAGAAAGGTCTATGAATTCTCTTCACCGGACTTCGGAAGCTTTATCCACGGTATATTGGATAAATTCGCAAAAGTTATAAAGCTTGAGGGAATACAGTGGAAGAAAATATCCAAAGAATGGTGCAGGGAGACTATCTCAATGCTTGTTGACCAAGAACTGGAGATACAGAGTAATTTAATACTAAACAGCTCCTCCAGATATAAGTACATAACAGATAAGTTAAAAAGAATTCTAACCAGGTCTGTTATCATAATGACTGAACATGTAAAGAGGAGCTCCTTTGATATCCTGGCCAATGAGCTTGTTTTTGGTAAGGGAGGAGACCTTCCGCCTATAAAGCTAAGCTTACCTTCAGGAGAAGAAATTCAGCTAAGAGGTAGAATAGACAGGGTTGACTCCATGGAATTGGATGGAGAGACTTACTTTAAGGTAGTAGACTATAAAACCGGAAATAAGAGCTTTTCACTATCAGAGGTATACTACGGCTTACAGCTACAACTGTTAGTATATTTAGATGCTTTATTATCTAATGCTGATGTATATATCCATAAGCAGGCGATACCTGGAGCAATACTTTACTTTAGAGTAGATGATCCTATGGTTAATGGTACTGCCAATATGACTGATGAAGAAATAGAAAAGGCTATATTAAAAAAGCTAAAGATGAATGGTTTAATATTAAAGGATGCCAGGTTAGTAAGGAATATGGATAAAGACATTAATGGTTTTTCAGTGATTATACCAGCTAGGTTGAATAAAGGAGGAGATTTGGCTGATACTTCTTCTGTAGTAACTATGCATCAGTTTGAGATTCTTAGACAGTATGTCAGAGATACAATGATAAGACTTTGTGAGGATATGCTTAACGGTAATATTGAGATAAGGCCAACTAAGGATAAGCAGCATACAGCCTGTAATTATTGCAGCTTTTCAGCTATATGCCAGTTTGATTCTTCTATAAAGGATAATAAGTATAGATATGTGAATAAGAAAAAAGATGAAGAGATATGGAGCTTGATGGAAAGGGCAACGGAAATTGAAGAAGCTGAGGAAGGGAGTGAAGGTTAA
- the addA gene encoding helicase-exonuclease AddAB subunit AddA, whose protein sequence is MGDTKWTKEQQSAIDTRNCNLLVAAAAGSGKTAVLVERIIKIITNPDNPVDIDRLLVVTFTSAAAGEMRERIGEAISKEMDKNPDSKMLQRQSTLLNRSNITTMHSFCLDTIRNNFHQIDLDPDFRIADETESVLLKQEILQELMEDKYDEKDRGFLSLVECFGGSKDDKPLAELIDNLYSFSMSGPWPEKWLREKAEEFNIDDDLDISTTPWGKVLLQDIKIELFSARDKLKRAMEICSEAQGLEGYGATIMEDIAIINRLIGALDKDFMELFKEFNTADFANLKRASKDADKEAQEEVKDLRNDVKKKIIGMRNDIFTLSPEEMRESIKAMYPVMKALSEIVIEFDRRYSERKRERGMLDFNDLEHFCLKILTEVNEAGEIVPSPVAESFREKFEEVLVDEYQDSNNVQETIINMVSRKLTDRPNVFMVGDVKQSIYRFRQAKPELFLEKYNTYSIEDGSLARKILLFKNFRSRFGIISSVNYVFKQLMSETVGELDYTDIEALNLGANFEEIHEEGTVVGGPTELHIIDRSGEAGEEDEEGQEEYYGEEVAEVANQLEQEELDNIQLEARLVAKRIKELMSPAQEGKFKVYDKDIKGYRPVRYRDIVILMRATSQWAPVFTEELTMEGIPVYADSNTGYFQTVEIRTMLSLLQIIDNPYQDIPLLAVMRAPIFGFTPEDLIEIRMMDREKYLYENIKSLLDEEQSEVALGLDSKVKIYEESLKEKAKNFLTSLEKWRKLSIHMPIDEFIWYLYMDTSYYGYVGAMPNGAQRQANLRILFQRAKQYEQTSFKGLFNFINFINRLRGNSGDMGSAKTLGENEDVVRIMSIHKSKGLEFPVVILAGCGKQFNLMDLNKRILYHEELGYGPDYVDYVRRLTFPTIKKMAIKKKFKLESLSEEMRILYVALTRAKEKLIITGSVANLEKAAARWCNAANQSEKRVPEYEVVKCRTYIDWIGIALAKHKDGESIRKAADSYVNITPEDESSTWQVKIWSKSDITVDKKIETVDESQEEKNLFINRPTMPEYSEEIKRRLDWRYKYIEAAQIPANVSVSELKRAAAEDIDDGNVVSIYKTQSIRKPKFLQEEKGLSAAEKGTAVHFAMQYLDLNKVNTTEEIQAQIDLMVEKAFITEEQAAAIKPYRILKFFNSSLGQRLLKAYKAGVKIHREVPFYIDMPATTIDPSLSKEIYEKEMVRLQGVIDGFFEEDGGLVLFDYKTDYVGEDVTVEDIKERYKIQIKYYSDTLEKIMGIPVKEKYLYLFYSGDIVDMK, encoded by the coding sequence ATGGGAGACACTAAATGGACAAAAGAGCAACAGAGTGCTATAGATACGAGAAATTGTAACCTGTTAGTGGCGGCAGCCGCCGGTTCCGGTAAGACTGCAGTCCTGGTTGAGAGAATTATTAAGATAATTACTAACCCTGATAATCCAGTGGATATTGATAGGTTGTTGGTAGTAACTTTTACCAGTGCAGCAGCTGGTGAAATGAGAGAAAGAATAGGAGAGGCTATATCTAAGGAAATGGATAAGAATCCTGACTCTAAGATGCTGCAGAGGCAGTCTACTTTGCTAAACAGGTCTAATATAACAACAATGCACTCCTTTTGCTTAGACACCATAAGAAATAACTTTCATCAGATAGATTTAGATCCTGATTTTAGAATTGCTGATGAGACTGAATCGGTACTTTTGAAGCAGGAAATTCTACAGGAGCTAATGGAGGACAAATATGACGAAAAGGATAGGGGCTTTTTGTCATTGGTGGAATGCTTTGGCGGATCAAAGGACGATAAGCCATTAGCAGAGCTTATTGATAACCTGTACAGCTTTTCCATGAGCGGCCCTTGGCCAGAAAAATGGCTAAGAGAAAAAGCGGAAGAGTTTAATATAGATGACGACCTTGATATCAGCACAACACCCTGGGGAAAGGTACTGCTTCAGGATATAAAAATAGAGCTTTTTAGTGCCAGAGATAAGCTTAAAAGGGCTATGGAGATCTGCAGTGAGGCTCAGGGACTTGAGGGCTATGGGGCTACTATTATGGAGGATATTGCAATTATAAATAGGCTTATTGGTGCTCTGGATAAAGACTTTATGGAACTGTTTAAGGAATTTAATACTGCTGATTTCGCCAATTTAAAGAGGGCGTCCAAGGATGCGGATAAAGAGGCCCAAGAGGAAGTGAAAGATTTAAGAAATGACGTAAAGAAAAAGATAATCGGTATGAGAAATGATATATTTACCCTTTCGCCGGAGGAAATGAGAGAAAGTATAAAGGCCATGTATCCTGTGATGAAGGCTCTTTCAGAAATAGTTATAGAGTTTGACAGAAGGTACTCAGAGAGAAAAAGGGAAAGAGGCATGCTGGATTTTAATGATTTAGAACATTTTTGCCTCAAGATATTAACAGAGGTAAATGAGGCAGGAGAAATAGTACCTTCACCGGTAGCTGAGAGCTTTAGAGAGAAGTTTGAAGAAGTGTTGGTGGATGAGTATCAAGACAGTAACAATGTGCAGGAAACCATAATAAACATGGTATCTAGAAAGCTCACCGACAGACCTAATGTATTTATGGTTGGGGATGTTAAGCAAAGTATTTATAGGTTCAGACAGGCAAAGCCGGAGCTGTTCCTTGAAAAGTATAATACATATTCTATTGAAGATGGAAGCCTAGCAAGAAAGATACTGCTCTTTAAAAACTTCAGAAGCCGCTTTGGCATTATTAGTTCTGTAAACTATGTGTTTAAACAGCTTATGTCCGAGACTGTGGGGGAATTAGACTATACGGATATAGAGGCCTTAAATTTAGGTGCCAACTTTGAAGAAATTCATGAAGAGGGTACTGTAGTGGGAGGTCCAACGGAGCTTCATATAATAGATAGAAGTGGTGAAGCTGGAGAGGAAGATGAAGAAGGCCAAGAAGAGTACTATGGTGAAGAAGTGGCAGAAGTGGCCAATCAGCTGGAACAGGAGGAATTAGATAATATCCAGCTGGAAGCCAGACTTGTAGCAAAGAGAATTAAAGAACTTATGTCACCGGCTCAGGAAGGCAAGTTTAAGGTATACGATAAGGATATTAAAGGATATAGACCTGTGAGATACAGGGATATAGTGATATTGATGAGAGCAACCTCTCAGTGGGCTCCAGTATTTACTGAGGAATTGACAATGGAAGGAATTCCGGTATATGCAGATTCTAACACAGGCTACTTTCAGACCGTAGAAATTAGAACTATGCTGTCCCTGCTGCAAATCATAGATAACCCTTATCAAGATATACCGCTGCTGGCTGTAATGAGAGCACCTATCTTTGGCTTTACTCCCGAGGATTTGATTGAAATCAGAATGATGGATAGAGAAAAATACCTTTATGAAAATATAAAGTCACTTTTGGATGAGGAACAATCAGAGGTTGCCCTAGGTCTTGATTCAAAGGTTAAAATCTATGAGGAGAGTCTTAAGGAAAAGGCAAAAAATTTCTTGACCTCCTTAGAAAAATGGAGAAAGTTATCTATTCATATGCCAATAGATGAATTTATTTGGTATCTTTATATGGATACTTCTTACTATGGCTATGTAGGGGCTATGCCCAACGGAGCACAAAGGCAGGCTAATTTGAGGATCCTGTTCCAAAGAGCTAAACAGTATGAGCAGACCAGCTTTAAGGGATTATTCAATTTCATAAACTTTATAAACAGGCTCAGAGGCAATTCAGGCGACATGGGAAGTGCTAAGACCCTTGGAGAAAATGAAGATGTAGTTAGAATTATGAGTATCCACAAGAGCAAGGGACTTGAATTTCCTGTGGTAATACTGGCGGGTTGCGGAAAACAATTTAATCTTATGGATTTAAACAAGAGAATATTATACCATGAGGAATTAGGTTATGGACCGGACTATGTGGATTATGTAAGAAGGCTTACCTTCCCAACTATTAAGAAGATGGCTATAAAGAAGAAATTCAAATTAGAGAGCCTATCGGAGGAAATGAGAATACTTTATGTTGCCTTGACGAGAGCTAAAGAGAAACTCATAATAACCGGTTCTGTGGCAAACTTAGAGAAGGCAGCGGCAAGATGGTGCAATGCAGCTAATCAAAGTGAAAAAAGGGTACCGGAATATGAGGTTGTTAAGTGCAGAACCTATATAGACTGGATTGGTATAGCCTTGGCAAAGCATAAGGATGGAGAAAGTATAAGAAAAGCAGCAGACAGCTATGTCAATATTACTCCAGAAGATGAATCATCCACATGGCAGGTAAAGATTTGGAGTAAAAGTGACATTACTGTGGATAAAAAAATTGAGACTGTGGATGAATCTCAGGAGGAAAAGAACCTGTTTATCAACAGGCCAACCATGCCAGAATACTCTGAGGAAATAAAAAGAAGGCTGGATTGGAGATATAAATATATAGAGGCTGCTCAAATTCCTGCCAATGTCAGCGTATCGGAATTAAAACGGGCAGCAGCAGAGGACATAGATGACGGAAATGTAGTGAGCATATATAAAACTCAAAGCATTCGAAAGCCAAAGTTCCTGCAAGAGGAAAAGGGTCTTTCTGCAGCGGAAAAAGGTACAGCGGTGCACTTTGCTATGCAGTACTTGGATTTGAATAAGGTTAATACTACAGAGGAAATACAGGCTCAAATAGACCTAATGGTTGAAAAAGCCTTTATCACCGAAGAACAAGCAGCTGCTATAAAACCCTACAGAATACTTAAATTCTTTAATAGTTCACTTGGGCAGAGATTGCTTAAGGCTTATAAGGCTGGGGTAAAAATTCATAGAGAAGTTCCTTTCTATATAGATATGCCTGCCACAACAATAGATCCTAGCCTGTCAAAGGAAATATACGAAAAAGAAATGGTGAGACTTCAAGGGGTTATTGACGGATTTTTTGAGGAAGACGGCGGTCTAGTACTTTTTGACTATAAGACCGACTATGTGGGAGAAGATGTAACTGTAGAGGATATTAAGGAACGTTATAAAATACAAATTAAGTATTACAGTGATACCTTGGAGAAAATTATGGGGATACCAGTGAAAGAGAAGTACTTGTACTTATTTTATAGCGGAGATATTGTTGACATGAAGTAA